The proteins below come from a single Methanobrevibacter sp. genomic window:
- a CDS encoding DUF4062 domain-containing protein: MKKGNFFMMSLKKDSYFSRNVELFVFEIDGAKTEAANEVFINEVEEADVYIGLIGKHYGNIYKDGVSATEYEYNTFISNKHDTYFFR; the protein is encoded by the coding sequence TTGAAGAAAGGAAATTTCTTTATGATGAGCTTAAAAAAAGATTCATATTTCAGCAGAAATGTTGAGTTATTTGTTTTTGAAATAGATGGGGCTAAAACTGAAGCTGCTAATGAAGTATTCATAAATGAAGTTGAAGAAGCGGATGTTTATATTGGATTGATTGGCAAGCATTATGGAAACATCTATAAGGATGGTGTTTCAGCAACTGAATATGAATACAATACTTTCATATCTAATAAGCATGACACATATTTTTTTCGTTAA
- a CDS encoding ATP-binding protein: protein MTHIFFVKNCKTRDEGSTKFLNRIRDLTKYDTFTTKEELLDAVKNSLQDAIDKRLTRVAYDRQMLYNSSIDDVDEEAIELYLDVVEDNIRGLFGKRDLDKILEYIGAGKIDENNVFHFNKAGALCFAKDISKFDLEHDVKMVRFNGTERLEIIDKHFSESSFFKLIKEFDSFFNRNTKLGGIVTGMKRTQIPEYPIKAVREAFINAIAHRDYTLTGDCITFYIYDDRIEIISPGKLPYPVTLETLGVDKNPKHRNKNICKIFQRTEYMEHKGTGIARMRDDMKKSNLPEPEFEDGFYFKVVLRGPNGKLILPQNATANDYEEFNLNNRQLDAILKMRNDEESFSYNSYAEVYGISKSTAKRDLNTLYDKKLIRKITMNQSNYFFI, encoded by the coding sequence ATGACACATATTTTTTTCGTTAAAAACTGCAAAACAAGAGATGAAGGCAGCACAAAATTCCTAAACAGAATTAGAGATCTAACTAAATATGATACTTTCACAACCAAAGAAGAACTGCTGGATGCAGTTAAAAACAGCCTGCAAGATGCAATAGATAAAAGATTAACCCGTGTTGCATATGATAGGCAGATGCTATATAACTCTTCAATTGACGATGTTGATGAAGAAGCTATAGAACTTTATCTTGATGTTGTTGAGGATAATATTCGTGGTTTATTCGGGAAAAGGGATTTGGATAAGATTCTTGAATATATTGGTGCAGGAAAAATCGATGAAAATAATGTTTTCCATTTCAACAAAGCTGGTGCATTGTGTTTTGCAAAAGACATATCAAAATTTGACCTTGAGCATGATGTAAAGATGGTTCGCTTCAACGGCACCGAAAGACTTGAAATAATCGATAAACACTTTAGTGAAAGTTCATTTTTCAAACTAATAAAAGAATTCGACAGTTTCTTTAACCGAAACACAAAACTGGGTGGGATTGTAACTGGAATGAAAAGAACACAAATTCCGGAATATCCGATAAAAGCAGTCAGGGAAGCATTCATCAATGCAATCGCCCATAGGGATTACACATTAACTGGAGACTGCATAACATTTTACATCTACGATGACCGTATTGAAATAATAAGCCCTGGAAAATTACCATATCCTGTGACTCTTGAAACTTTAGGTGTTGATAAAAACCCAAAACACAGAAACAAAAACATCTGTAAAATATTTCAAAGAACAGAATACATGGAACACAAAGGCACAGGCATAGCTCGTATGAGAGATGATATGAAAAAAAGTAATTTGCCTGAACCTGAATTTGAAGATGGATTTTACTTTAAAGTAGTTTTAAGGGGACCTAATGGTAAATTAATACTTCCACAAAATGCAACTGCTAATGATTATGAAGAATTTAATCTTAATAATAGACAATTGGATGCAATTCTTAAAATGAGAAATGATGAAGAGAGTTTTTCATATAACTCTTATGCAGAAGTTTATGGTATATCCAAATCTACTGCAAAAAGAGATTTAAATACATTGTATGATAAAAAGCTAATTCGAAAAATCACTATGAATCAGTCCAATTATTTCTTTATTTAA
- a CDS encoding DUF3990 domain-containing protein: protein MDKNIVYHGSNVEVPFPRILQNGFYKDFGYGFYCTLFKKQAKRWAMTKKGESVVNLYEYVPNTDLNILKFNEMCEEWLDFIVSCRNGIEHNYDIVEGPMADDQIWNYIEGFIEGNISREAFWELVKFNYPTHQICFNTEKSLKTLTFKGSEIL from the coding sequence ATGGATAAAAATATAGTATATCATGGAAGTAATGTGGAAGTGCCTTTTCCACGAATTCTACAGAATGGTTTTTATAAGGATTTCGGTTATGGCTTTTACTGCACCTTATTTAAAAAGCAAGCAAAACGCTGGGCTATGACAAAAAAAGGAGAATCAGTTGTAAACTTATATGAATATGTGCCAAATACTGATTTAAACATTCTGAAGTTTAACGAAATGTGTGAAGAATGGTTGGACTTCATTGTAAGTTGCCGAAATGGCATAGAACATAACTATGATATAGTGGAAGGTCCTATGGCAGATGATCAAATTTGGAATTACATTGAAGGATTTATCGAAGGCAACATTTCAAGAGAAGCATTCTGGGAACTGGTGAAATTTAATTATCCAACACATCAAATTTGCTTTAACACTGAAAAATCACTTAAAACATTAACATTTAAAGGAAGTGAAATATTATGA